In Thermodesulfitimonas autotrophica, the following proteins share a genomic window:
- the mnmG gene encoding tRNA uridine-5-carboxymethylaminomethyl(34) synthesis enzyme MnmG: MSGVYAAGEYDVVVVGAGHAGCEAALAAARMGARTVLLTLNRDLVAQMPCNPAVGGPAKGHLVREIDALGGEMALNTDRAAIQIRMLNTGKGPAVRALRAQTDKEIYRREMLRVIERETLLLLRQARVERIVLAGGRVRGVLTETGAFFGCRALVVTTGTYLRSRIVVGDAAYAGAPNGQLPAVGLAESLKELGLKLGRFKTGTSPRVARRSIDFSKMTPQYGDDIKDQTFSFLGERRAREQEPCWLTYTTPETHRIIRENLHRAPLFSGVIKGRGPRYCPSIETKVVQFERERHQVFIEPEGWDSGEMYIQGLSTSLPEDVQIAMVRSVPGLENAVITRIGYAIEYDYVEPRQLYPTLMVKNIPGLFLAGQINGTSGYEEAAAQGLVAGINAVLFLREEEPLVIGRDEGYIGVLIDDLVTKGTEEPYRLLTARAEYRLLLRQDNADLRLTEKGRRVGLVSEERYDRYMRRREAIEREVARLREVVVPREVVARLLAGKGGGMPGRSYRAAELLRRPDVCYRDLVAAGVLGEGAAPDVAAEAENQIKYEGYIRQQVAEVARFRKMEEKRIPADIDYDRVGGLSNEAKEKLKAIRPLSVGQAARISGVSSSDIAALLIYLKRLKESG, translated from the coding sequence GTGTCCGGGGTGTATGCGGCGGGCGAATATGATGTGGTAGTAGTCGGTGCCGGACATGCGGGTTGTGAGGCGGCGCTGGCGGCGGCGCGCATGGGAGCGCGGACCGTGCTTCTGACGCTCAACCGGGACCTAGTGGCCCAAATGCCGTGCAACCCGGCGGTAGGCGGGCCGGCGAAGGGCCACCTGGTGCGGGAGATCGATGCTCTGGGCGGGGAAATGGCCCTTAATACGGACCGGGCGGCCATCCAGATAAGGATGTTAAATACGGGTAAGGGACCTGCGGTCAGGGCGCTCCGGGCACAGACCGACAAGGAGATATACCGCCGGGAGATGCTGCGAGTGATCGAACGGGAAACGCTCCTTTTGTTACGCCAGGCTCGTGTGGAGCGGATCGTGTTGGCAGGCGGCAGGGTACGGGGCGTACTTACCGAGACGGGCGCGTTTTTCGGGTGCCGGGCGCTGGTTGTTACCACGGGGACCTACCTGCGGTCGCGGATCGTGGTTGGCGATGCGGCTTACGCCGGCGCGCCGAACGGGCAACTTCCGGCGGTCGGTCTTGCGGAGAGTTTGAAAGAACTTGGGCTTAAGCTGGGGCGCTTTAAAACGGGAACGTCGCCGCGCGTAGCGCGCCGGAGCATTGATTTTAGCAAAATGACGCCGCAGTACGGTGATGACATCAAGGACCAGACCTTCTCTTTCCTGGGAGAACGGCGGGCGAGGGAACAGGAGCCCTGCTGGCTAACCTATACAACGCCGGAGACGCACCGGATCATCCGGGAGAACCTGCACCGGGCGCCTCTTTTCTCGGGGGTGATCAAGGGCCGGGGGCCGCGCTACTGCCCCTCTATCGAGACGAAAGTGGTCCAGTTCGAGCGGGAGCGGCACCAGGTCTTTATCGAGCCGGAGGGATGGGACTCGGGCGAGATGTATATCCAGGGGCTGAGCACAAGTCTGCCGGAGGACGTGCAGATAGCCATGGTGCGGAGTGTACCGGGCCTGGAGAACGCCGTGATCACGCGGATCGGCTACGCCATCGAGTACGATTACGTGGAGCCGCGACAGCTCTACCCGACCCTTATGGTGAAAAATATCCCGGGGCTTTTCTTGGCGGGCCAGATTAACGGGACATCCGGCTACGAGGAGGCGGCGGCCCAGGGACTCGTTGCCGGGATTAACGCGGTGCTTTTCCTGCGCGAGGAAGAGCCCCTGGTAATTGGGCGGGACGAAGGTTACATCGGGGTTTTAATCGACGACTTGGTGACGAAAGGGACGGAGGAGCCATACCGGTTACTGACGGCGCGGGCTGAGTACCGGCTCTTACTACGTCAGGACAATGCGGACCTGCGCCTTACCGAAAAAGGGCGGCGGGTCGGGCTGGTGAGCGAGGAGCGGTACGACCGCTACATGCGGCGCCGGGAAGCGATCGAACGCGAGGTTGCCAGGCTGCGAGAGGTTGTAGTACCGCGCGAGGTTGTCGCCAGGCTGCTTGCCGGAAAGGGGGGCGGGATGCCCGGGAGGAGTTACCGGGCGGCGGAACTGCTCCGCCGGCCTGACGTTTGTTACCGGGACCTGGTGGCGGCGGGGGTGCTCGGCGAGGGGGCGGCGCCCGACGTGGCGGCAGAGGCGGAGAACCAGATCAAATATGAAGGGTATATCCGCCAGCAGGTGGCGGAGGTGGCGCGTTTCCGGAAGATGGAGGAAAAAAGAATCCCGGCCGATATAGATTACGACCGGGTAGGCGGGCTTTCGAACGAGGCCAAGGAGAAACTGAAAGCCATAAGGCCGCTCTCTGTCGGGCAGGCGGCGCGGATCAGCGGGGTTTCCAGTAGCGATATCGCGGCCCTTTTAATTTATCTAAAACGCCTCAAGGAATCGGGATAA